The following are encoded together in the Candidatus Tumulicola sp. genome:
- a CDS encoding metalloregulator ArsR/SmtB family transcription factor has product MSATFAALADPTRRAILARLANGEASVRELAAPFSISERAISKHVGVLERAGLISRSRDAQRRLSRIEAMPLHDIFNWLEEYRELWSGRFDRIERVVKRAKRGQS; this is encoded by the coding sequence TTGAGCGCGACGTTCGCGGCGCTCGCCGACCCAACGCGACGTGCCATCCTGGCGCGGCTCGCGAACGGTGAAGCCTCGGTCCGCGAGCTGGCCGCGCCGTTCTCAATCAGCGAGCGCGCGATTTCCAAACACGTCGGCGTGCTCGAGCGTGCCGGGCTGATCTCGCGTTCGCGCGACGCTCAACGCCGGCTGAGTCGCATCGAGGCGATGCCACTCCACGACATCTTTAACTGGCTCGAGGAATACCGCGAGCTTTGGAGCGGACGCTTCGATCGCATCGAGCGGGTCGTCAAACGAGCGAAACGAGGGCAATCATGA
- a CDS encoding SRPBCC domain-containing protein: MIESNAACFTLTRTFDAPCDVVFRVFTQPEYVAEWWGCEGSTTIVHTLDVRTGGTYHIDLRLPDGSVYVNRGTYSDVLPGKRIVSSDGIATHTITFEERYGKTTVTLLAAYSTQAAFERAMELGVQIGTASSWDIIERMVQNVDR; this comes from the coding sequence ATGATCGAATCCAACGCGGCCTGTTTCACGCTGACGCGCACGTTCGATGCGCCCTGCGACGTCGTGTTCCGCGTTTTCACGCAGCCGGAATACGTTGCCGAATGGTGGGGATGCGAGGGATCGACGACGATCGTCCACACGCTCGACGTTCGAACGGGCGGTACGTATCACATCGACCTTCGTCTTCCCGACGGATCGGTGTACGTGAATCGAGGAACATATAGTGACGTGTTGCCGGGCAAGCGGATCGTCTCGAGCGACGGCATTGCGACGCACACCATAACATTTGAAGAGCGCTACGGTAAAACGACCGTCACATTGCTCGCAGCCTACTCGACGCAAGCCGCATTCGAACGCGCCATGGAGTTAGGCGTACAGATCGGCACCGCAAGCAGCTGGGATATCATAGAGAGGATGGTCCAAAATGTCGACCGTTGA
- a CDS encoding VOC family protein — MSTVDGAICLSPYVYLYGRAAEALEFYQSVFGGTYEIVMRDDRGMISHATFAGPGFTLMFSDGASQRAVNPNDGNVSLQLAAPDAEKARSIYNALLDGGNSKVAFATQPWGGVLGVVHDRYGTEWIVTA; from the coding sequence ATGTCGACCGTTGATGGCGCAATATGTCTTTCACCGTACGTCTATCTGTACGGTCGAGCGGCCGAAGCTCTCGAGTTCTATCAATCAGTTTTCGGAGGTACGTACGAGATCGTCATGCGCGACGATCGCGGGATGATTTCGCACGCGACGTTCGCAGGCCCGGGATTCACGCTGATGTTTTCCGACGGAGCCTCGCAGCGAGCCGTCAATCCAAACGATGGAAACGTGTCCCTCCAGCTTGCGGCCCCCGACGCGGAGAAAGCACGCAGCATCTACAACGCGTTGCTAGATGGTGGCAATAGTAAAGTAGCTTTCGCGACGCAACCTTGGGGTGGCGTACTCGGCGTAGTACACGACCGCTACGGCACCGAGTGGATCGTAACCGCCTAA
- a CDS encoding PQQ-binding-like beta-propeller repeat protein, with product MSRRLAIIPRQLKAALVLAAVSFLTACQSQSASSITALNSTLLSQTKVDNASGQSVAYQIDVAHTGFARGPLRLPLKQLWSVDLGGKRGGVGYPVIANGIVVVIANERLIALDEKTGEKLWVHRSPGGNGWVGQAYDNGIIFANSYLSRWQKHIGIYAFDERTGEKLWSAPTPGQSVSSSPPTAASGVVYAAAGGVGGTVYAFDEFTGALTWTAPVNGADDSSPAVTSTGIFVSYACPQTYDLRPSDGQQIWQFSGPCQGGGGSTPVLYHDLLFVGDSQQSVGYNGLILNAKNGTIAGAFNAMFPPAFANTLGFFVNPTTLEAQSIPTMKQVWNAQVRTGDDYLTPPLVVGEIVYVETAGSNLLGYDIRSGKKNVDIIVPNSGYYRSAFAGLAFGDGELLVPNGPYLIAFQGS from the coding sequence ATGAGCCGGAGGTTGGCAATTATTCCCAGGCAACTAAAAGCAGCTTTAGTTCTCGCGGCAGTCTCATTCCTGACTGCCTGTCAATCACAGAGCGCCTCGTCGATTACGGCGCTCAACTCGACGCTGTTGTCGCAAACCAAGGTGGATAATGCGAGCGGTCAATCCGTCGCGTATCAGATCGACGTCGCGCACACGGGCTTCGCCCGCGGTCCACTGCGCCTTCCCCTCAAGCAGTTGTGGTCGGTCGATCTCGGCGGCAAACGCGGCGGCGTTGGCTATCCAGTCATAGCGAATGGCATCGTCGTCGTCATTGCCAACGAGAGACTCATCGCTCTTGACGAAAAAACGGGCGAGAAGCTTTGGGTGCATCGCTCGCCGGGCGGTAACGGCTGGGTCGGTCAGGCGTACGACAACGGAATCATTTTTGCGAATTCATATTTGAGTCGTTGGCAAAAACACATCGGAATATACGCGTTCGACGAACGGACCGGTGAGAAACTGTGGTCGGCACCGACTCCCGGTCAGTCCGTCTCTTCATCTCCGCCAACCGCCGCTTCGGGTGTCGTGTATGCGGCAGCGGGAGGTGTCGGCGGGACGGTCTACGCGTTCGATGAGTTCACGGGAGCGCTGACGTGGACGGCGCCGGTGAATGGCGCCGACGACTCTTCGCCGGCTGTAACGTCGACCGGAATATTCGTTTCATACGCTTGCCCGCAAACGTATGACTTACGACCCAGCGACGGTCAGCAGATCTGGCAATTTAGCGGCCCTTGCCAAGGAGGCGGTGGCAGCACACCCGTGTTGTATCACGATCTTCTCTTTGTCGGTGATAGCCAACAATCCGTCGGATACAACGGACTCATTTTGAATGCCAAGAATGGAACGATAGCGGGCGCTTTTAACGCGATGTTCCCACCCGCCTTCGCAAATACATTAGGCTTTTTCGTCAACCCTACGACGCTTGAAGCGCAAAGTATTCCGACAATGAAGCAGGTCTGGAACGCGCAGGTACGCACAGGCGATGACTACTTGACCCCGCCGCTAGTCGTCGGCGAGATCGTGTATGTCGAGACTGCCGGAAGCAATCTCCTGGGTTATGATATTAGGAGTGGCAAGAAGAACGTTGATATTATCGTCCCGAATAGCGGTTACTATCGCAGTGCTTTTGCCGGCCTAGCCTTCGGTGATGGCGAGCTACTCGTCCCTAATGGACCGTACCTTATTGCGTTCCAGGGAAGCTAA
- a CDS encoding copper amine oxidase N-terminal domain-containing protein, whose product MLRFISALVIVAFVFTGSPAVAAGVTVNVDGQPLYLNPGPIERAGRVFVPLRSIFERLGASVVYQNGQINSTKGSTSVSLNIGSQQATVNGQPQVLDVAPFIIGATTYVPLRFVAQSLGAVVDYNGNTQLVAITSSGGGGGYAPPPPRPNHPPPMPPPAARVQLRNLEPAPNGTVNERNPRIAANFSPVAEGGSINVRLDGRDITWASNVSASGFSFRPSDALANGTHTIRVTGRGRSGAPFDHSWSFTTTGRPLPPPVVTPVQLRNQQPSPSSTVDNRFAVISANFAPEAEAASVRVRLDGNDITGRAGVWAGGFSYKPPAPLEFGSHSVRVNGRARGSGSAFDHSWSFNVRRSGPAPISLTIGQPNPDAAVGRTFTVAGSTAPNATINVIAGAAQGGAGLFNGNTTAGPRGNFQISVTLKALMGQQAVFVRITATDPSSSQTAQKSLQLRFRNASTTP is encoded by the coding sequence ATGCTTCGCTTCATATCGGCGCTCGTAATCGTTGCGTTCGTTTTCACAGGAAGCCCGGCGGTCGCCGCGGGCGTTACCGTCAACGTCGACGGACAGCCATTATATTTGAACCCCGGACCGATCGAACGTGCCGGGCGCGTCTTCGTTCCGTTACGGAGCATCTTCGAACGCCTCGGCGCCAGCGTGGTGTACCAGAACGGTCAGATCAACTCGACCAAAGGCAGCACCAGCGTATCGCTGAACATCGGTTCGCAGCAAGCAACGGTCAACGGCCAACCGCAAGTGCTCGACGTTGCGCCGTTCATCATCGGCGCGACCACCTACGTGCCGTTACGATTCGTCGCGCAATCGCTGGGCGCCGTTGTCGACTACAACGGCAACACGCAGCTCGTTGCAATAACATCATCCGGAGGCGGAGGCGGCTACGCACCACCGCCGCCTCGGCCGAACCACCCGCCGCCGATGCCGCCGCCCGCGGCTCGCGTCCAGTTGCGGAACCTCGAGCCCGCACCCAACGGTACGGTGAACGAACGCAACCCAAGAATCGCGGCGAACTTCTCGCCGGTAGCCGAAGGTGGGAGTATCAACGTCCGGCTAGACGGACGCGACATCACGTGGGCCAGCAACGTATCGGCAAGCGGCTTTTCTTTCCGGCCTTCGGATGCGCTTGCCAATGGAACGCATACGATTCGAGTAACGGGTCGCGGACGATCGGGCGCGCCATTCGATCATTCGTGGTCGTTCACGACGACGGGTCGGCCGTTACCACCGCCGGTGGTAACGCCGGTACAGTTGCGCAATCAACAGCCTTCGCCGAGCAGCACGGTCGACAATCGCTTCGCGGTGATCTCGGCGAACTTTGCGCCCGAAGCTGAAGCTGCCAGCGTACGCGTGCGGTTAGACGGAAACGATATCACCGGTCGTGCCGGAGTGTGGGCTGGCGGATTTTCCTACAAACCTCCGGCACCGCTCGAATTCGGTTCGCATAGCGTGCGAGTCAACGGGCGCGCCCGTGGTAGCGGTTCGGCTTTCGACCATTCTTGGTCGTTCAACGTGCGTCGATCTGGACCGGCGCCGATCTCGCTGACGATCGGCCAGCCGAATCCGGATGCCGCCGTCGGTCGCACGTTCACGGTAGCGGGCAGCACCGCGCCGAACGCGACCATCAACGTCATTGCGGGCGCGGCGCAAGGCGGCGCGGGCCTATTCAACGGCAACACGACGGCCGGCCCTCGCGGGAATTTCCAAATCTCGGTGACGCTGAAAGCGCTGATGGGTCAACAGGCAGTGTTTGTACGGATCACTGCGACCGATCCGTCGTCATCGCAGACGGCGCAGAAATCGTTGCAGCTTCGCTTCAGGAACGCCTCTACCACGCCGTAG
- a CDS encoding HAD family hydrolase → MPDNTRQADPLPSWNDGTTKTAITDFVKKTTTQGSPDFVRVPDRIALFDNDGTLWVEQPMYTQLAFLLESVREAAPQHPEWKTTAPFKFVLENDLAGLAAAGVPAIMQLFAATQCGMTTEEFAKIAKDWIETARHPKFDRLYTECIYQPMLELIEYLRANDFDVYIVTGGGVEFVRPWAERVYGVPLRRVVGSSIKTTFEMRDNQPVLVRTAEINLLNDGNGKPVGIHEFIGQQPIAAFGNSDGDLEMLQWTASGEGPRLMGLVHHTDAEREYAYDAHSPFGKLDKALDEAKARGWTVVDMKRDWSTVFRPQ, encoded by the coding sequence ATGCCGGACAACACTCGACAAGCCGACCCTCTTCCTTCGTGGAACGATGGTACAACAAAAACCGCGATCACCGATTTCGTAAAGAAAACAACGACTCAAGGAAGTCCCGACTTCGTGCGCGTGCCGGATCGCATCGCGCTGTTCGATAACGACGGGACGCTGTGGGTCGAGCAGCCGATGTACACACAGCTTGCGTTTTTACTCGAAAGCGTTCGTGAGGCCGCTCCGCAACATCCCGAGTGGAAAACGACGGCACCCTTCAAGTTCGTTTTAGAAAACGATCTGGCTGGATTAGCTGCGGCAGGAGTGCCGGCGATCATGCAGCTTTTCGCGGCAACGCAGTGCGGAATGACGACCGAAGAGTTTGCGAAAATCGCCAAGGACTGGATCGAAACGGCTCGCCATCCGAAATTCGACCGCCTTTACACGGAGTGCATTTACCAGCCGATGCTGGAGCTTATCGAATATCTTCGGGCAAACGACTTCGACGTGTACATCGTCACCGGCGGCGGCGTGGAATTCGTTCGTCCGTGGGCCGAACGCGTGTACGGCGTACCGCTGCGACGAGTGGTCGGCAGTTCGATAAAAACAACGTTTGAGATGCGCGACAACCAGCCGGTGCTCGTTCGCACCGCCGAGATCAATCTGCTAAACGACGGCAACGGTAAGCCGGTCGGGATCCACGAGTTCATCGGGCAGCAGCCGATCGCGGCCTTCGGAAACTCCGACGGCGACTTAGAGATGCTGCAGTGGACGGCGTCCGGCGAAGGCCCGCGGCTGATGGGTCTCGTGCACCACACCGACGCAGAGCGCGAGTATGCGTACGACGCGCATTCTCCGTTCGGCAAGCTCGATAAGGCGCTCGACGAAGCAAAGGCTAGGGGTTGGACGGTCGTGGATATGAAACGCGACTGGAGCACAGTCTTTCGGCCACAGTAA
- a CDS encoding CHY zinc finger protein, producing the protein MPEVRGVSVDAQTRCAHYNSPVDVIAIKMKCCGEYFACKECHDTLAGHPLKPWPREERGERAILCGACQSELTIAGYLDSSTRCAVCSASFNPHCSEHHDYYFVP; encoded by the coding sequence ATGCCAGAGGTCCGCGGAGTCAGCGTCGATGCGCAAACCCGTTGCGCTCACTACAACTCGCCGGTCGACGTGATCGCCATCAAGATGAAGTGCTGCGGCGAGTACTTCGCGTGCAAGGAATGCCACGACACGCTCGCCGGCCACCCCCTCAAGCCATGGCCTCGCGAAGAGCGCGGCGAGCGCGCAATACTGTGCGGCGCCTGCCAATCGGAGCTGACAATTGCCGGGTATCTGGACAGCTCGACGCGTTGTGCGGTTTGCAGCGCGTCGTTCAATCCCCACTGCAGCGAACATCACGACTACTACTTCGTACCGTAA
- a CDS encoding choice-of-anchor tandem repeat GloVer-containing protein — protein sequence MRKLRSTISLLALAGVSLAGCSQPGGPAVPATWQAAGLSGDASALQTIYSFTGVPDGTSPNGDLIAVKGALYGTTANGGVSNLGAVFKVSLAGNEQMLFSFGGGAGSNSPNSGLLYRSGTLYGTTNTVSYDIDAKGNEHVLHALGGGADGYDEQGPLVYFNSLFYGATQLGGEKQCNSGCGLVYAVSSAGKEHVVYDFKGAGDGFDPQGGVALAGSTLYGTTSYGGKDDSGTIYSLTANGTKKTIYNFTGDSDGSYPTGRLLISQGTIYAATRYGGQYGYGSVVAISAAGKATVLHQFSNKADGGQPNGSLVLVKGTIYGTTLQGGSGGKGVVFSLTHAGQEKVLGDFHSSNGDTPQAGLVFLNGSLYGSTIKGGPKNAGTIFKVKP from the coding sequence ATGCGGAAATTACGATCGACCATCAGTCTCCTCGCCTTAGCCGGTGTCAGCCTCGCCGGCTGCTCTCAACCGGGAGGGCCGGCCGTCCCGGCTACCTGGCAAGCTGCCGGCCTAAGCGGCGATGCTTCAGCCTTGCAAACCATCTACTCATTCACGGGAGTGCCCGACGGCACGTCGCCCAATGGCGACCTGATCGCAGTGAAGGGCGCACTGTATGGGACGACGGCGAACGGCGGAGTTAGCAATCTCGGAGCGGTGTTTAAAGTCAGTCTCGCCGGAAACGAGCAGATGCTGTTCTCGTTCGGCGGCGGCGCCGGCAGTAACTCGCCAAACTCGGGGTTGCTGTATCGCTCCGGCACGTTGTATGGAACGACCAACACCGTGTCGTACGACATCGACGCAAAGGGCAACGAACACGTGCTGCACGCGCTCGGCGGCGGAGCGGATGGCTACGACGAGCAAGGACCGCTCGTCTATTTCAACAGTCTCTTCTACGGCGCGACGCAACTCGGCGGTGAGAAGCAGTGCAACAGTGGTTGCGGCCTCGTATACGCGGTTTCATCCGCCGGAAAAGAACACGTCGTGTACGATTTCAAAGGCGCCGGCGACGGTTTCGATCCACAGGGCGGCGTCGCGCTCGCGGGCAGCACCCTCTACGGCACTACGTCGTACGGCGGCAAGGACGACTCCGGAACGATCTACAGCCTAACCGCCAACGGCACGAAGAAAACGATCTACAACTTTACGGGCGATAGCGACGGTTCGTATCCGACGGGCAGACTACTGATTTCGCAGGGTACGATCTACGCTGCAACACGGTACGGCGGACAATACGGATATGGCTCCGTCGTAGCTATTTCGGCGGCCGGTAAAGCTACCGTCCTTCACCAGTTTTCGAATAAAGCCGATGGCGGCCAGCCCAACGGGAGCCTCGTTCTCGTAAAGGGCACGATCTACGGAACGACACTTCAAGGCGGCAGCGGCGGCAAAGGCGTGGTGTTTTCGCTCACGCATGCCGGCCAAGAAAAGGTGCTCGGCGATTTCCACAGTTCGAACGGCGACACGCCGCAGGCCGGTCTCGTGTTTCTCAACGGTTCGCTCTACGGAAGCACGATCAAAGGTGGACCGAAAAATGCGGGAACCATCTTTAAAGTGAAGCCGTAA
- a CDS encoding DUF3830 family protein: protein MNAVTIKAGPFTFSARFENAAAPKTCEFFASLLPLRQHIIHCRWSGEGCWIPLGDLASHLPFENATSYPAPGQLIYYPGGHSEAELLLPYGGVHFASKLGQLAGNHFMTITQGMEKLSELGRLTLWNGAQELEIVTASL from the coding sequence ATGAACGCGGTTACAATCAAGGCCGGGCCATTTACGTTTTCCGCGCGATTTGAAAATGCAGCAGCGCCGAAGACGTGCGAGTTCTTCGCGTCCTTACTTCCGCTTCGACAGCACATCATACACTGTCGTTGGAGCGGTGAGGGCTGTTGGATACCACTCGGCGATCTCGCGTCGCACCTTCCGTTTGAAAATGCGACCAGCTATCCGGCGCCTGGACAACTCATCTATTACCCGGGAGGACACAGCGAAGCGGAGCTGCTCCTCCCGTACGGCGGCGTTCACTTTGCCAGCAAACTGGGGCAACTTGCAGGCAATCACTTCATGACCATCACGCAAGGGATGGAAAAACTGAGCGAGCTTGGGCGCCTCACACTTTGGAACGGGGCTCAAGAATTAGAAATCGTTACGGCTTCACTTTAA
- a CDS encoding alpha/beta hydrolase, producing the protein MKREPLTATLAFLLFVASPLAVDAASLAPGLYLNATGAKLYVGTEHELPDSAYSQYLNASSGTSGALPPDRHLVSVCAVQEERRVVRSPLGVLGVSLYYHGAAPRSTILLIHGSDAETREMGWIVPYFACNGVNVISYDQRGTGESSGNWLANGPPQRARDANAIYDALRTDPRVDPQRIGIWGFSNGGWTAPIVAVDRPIAFMILQSAPASSVEQNVIYEAKETMRGIGHTAADTQRAVETWQIVLAAIEGRTPIPTAKTAYAKAARASWFDDSLLPLVPVKTAFEEPQLSGWRRFLRYDPAETLATVRAPTLALYGARDTKVDVTHDVPAIEVAFRRAGMHDLTVRWFADAGHTMKVTSNGFDDTKPVRYTRGYPAVMLTWLRQRGFAR; encoded by the coding sequence GTGAAACGAGAGCCGCTCACCGCGACACTGGCCTTCCTCCTATTCGTCGCATCGCCACTCGCGGTCGACGCCGCCTCGCTCGCCCCCGGCCTGTATCTGAACGCAACGGGCGCGAAGTTGTACGTCGGGACCGAACACGAGCTCCCGGATTCCGCGTACTCACAATATTTGAACGCCTCGTCTGGGACGAGCGGTGCATTGCCGCCGGACCGGCACCTCGTGAGCGTCTGCGCCGTGCAAGAAGAACGGCGCGTCGTTCGCTCGCCGCTCGGCGTCCTCGGAGTTTCCCTGTACTACCATGGCGCCGCTCCTCGCAGCACGATCTTGCTGATTCACGGAAGCGACGCAGAAACGCGCGAGATGGGTTGGATCGTACCGTACTTCGCGTGTAACGGCGTCAACGTTATCAGTTACGATCAGCGCGGCACCGGCGAATCGAGCGGCAATTGGCTAGCGAACGGACCACCGCAGAGAGCGCGCGATGCCAACGCGATCTATGATGCGCTCCGTACCGATCCGCGCGTCGATCCACAACGCATCGGCATCTGGGGTTTCAGCAATGGCGGGTGGACGGCGCCGATTGTAGCCGTAGACCGCCCGATCGCGTTTATGATCCTTCAGAGCGCGCCAGCGTCGAGCGTCGAGCAAAACGTTATCTACGAAGCGAAAGAGACGATGCGCGGCATCGGTCATACTGCAGCGGACACCCAACGCGCCGTCGAAACCTGGCAGATCGTGCTCGCAGCAATCGAAGGGCGCACGCCCATCCCAACGGCAAAGACGGCGTACGCGAAGGCAGCACGCGCGAGTTGGTTCGATGATTCGCTGCTCCCGCTGGTTCCCGTAAAAACGGCGTTCGAGGAGCCGCAGTTGAGCGGATGGCGACGGTTCTTACGCTACGATCCCGCAGAGACGCTGGCGACGGTTCGCGCGCCGACCCTCGCGCTGTATGGCGCGCGCGACACGAAGGTCGATGTCACGCACGACGTTCCGGCGATCGAAGTCGCGTTTCGACGAGCCGGCATGCACGATCTTACCGTTCGCTGGTTTGCAGACGCAGGACACACGATGAAGGTGACGTCGAACGGCTTCGACGATACGAAGCCGGTGCGATACACTCGCGGCTATCCCGCCGTCATGCTCACCTGGCTGCGCCAACGTGGCTTTGCTCGATGA
- a CDS encoding LuxR C-terminal-related transcriptional regulator: MGNYLPSSFELLADQPGWPFVGRVAQVKAARQLVMRAKSGTGAVALIDGEPGMGKSRFLYEIAARESEAAVMIPLVCSAAIVDEGRPLREQLTAALRGRDVAGVARQRPVLCTIDDVHNATTDDRAVIETLASAAAAHRVVVLASCASEWSGAWTRGGAVSMNLAPLDRSRSEILLKAMLSVSGESADAQTVATILRIAAGSPRYLHELVARLSDFRAGNASLIPQSAEAQVVMLRRELGRSNFEVLREASVFGAEFREEWLARLARRSNDEVIAALQDGVDSGLIRELTNRRATFVFRDEGVRSALYETLVTARRRTLHRRIASQLCGDDSGDEVNALAARHWAEAGEAGRAVDALLSAAARSAKRLNFGDAQELARTAAALSERDSDAWWNAQELMADFAAATGEFRGASRLRRRLAQHYRAMGRDDDAFDQLFSLMHDYWYDGRPTMADAIYGKLQKFADQLQGSRPAQVEIGYAELCGAAGRRTEALRILAQLPAEALATQTLAIQYRRQLASMGSRDRPIADTLAMFEESCALAQAAGDHSDAYYTAFAAAAAAAELGLVSLGRDWLARAERVLFAHADAAVGTARFLPLQLCELLLLQGRFEEARDAIAEAGLGKRLGGYFEALLSGFGVFIGMRLGDASLIAPYFNNVHLHRSIRAGQAEATGVLLWGYAEFMQSQGMHDELATALRRCTENELIDPYFSIQLHCARFGSDDDVSIARKQLDVEVSRESNVVARACSKLFDAFAAARQNRVRAAASAARAAAAAFRELEWPWLEALALETAGDRAEAMALYTGCGAVRDAGRAAGLSRKERRAAFGASLTPRELEIRTLVPLGLTNREIANRLGVTERTVGHHLESIYSKCGVRARWQLGPE, encoded by the coding sequence ATGGGGAACTACCTACCTTCATCGTTCGAATTGCTAGCAGATCAGCCGGGCTGGCCGTTTGTGGGCCGTGTCGCGCAAGTGAAGGCGGCGCGACAGCTCGTTATGCGCGCGAAATCGGGAACCGGCGCCGTAGCGTTGATCGACGGCGAGCCGGGAATGGGCAAGTCGCGCTTTCTGTATGAGATTGCCGCGCGCGAGTCCGAAGCGGCGGTGATGATTCCGCTCGTTTGCTCTGCCGCGATAGTCGACGAGGGACGTCCCTTACGCGAGCAGTTGACCGCAGCGTTGCGCGGACGCGATGTAGCCGGAGTCGCTCGGCAACGCCCGGTGCTCTGCACGATCGACGACGTGCACAACGCGACAACCGACGACCGCGCCGTCATCGAAACGTTAGCATCTGCCGCCGCCGCGCACCGCGTCGTGGTCCTCGCGTCGTGCGCGAGCGAGTGGTCGGGCGCATGGACCCGCGGCGGCGCTGTTTCGATGAATCTCGCGCCGCTCGATCGTTCGCGATCGGAGATCTTGCTCAAAGCGATGCTGTCGGTTTCGGGCGAGTCTGCCGATGCCCAAACGGTCGCAACCATCCTGCGCATCGCCGCCGGCAGCCCGCGATATTTGCACGAACTCGTTGCGAGACTATCCGACTTTCGCGCCGGCAATGCATCGCTGATTCCGCAGTCCGCCGAGGCGCAGGTCGTGATGCTGCGGCGCGAACTCGGACGCAGTAACTTTGAAGTTTTGCGCGAGGCCTCGGTTTTTGGCGCGGAGTTTCGGGAAGAGTGGCTGGCCCGGCTCGCGCGGCGTTCGAACGACGAGGTTATCGCCGCTCTACAAGACGGCGTCGATTCCGGGTTGATACGCGAGCTCACAAATCGGCGGGCGACGTTCGTTTTTCGCGACGAGGGCGTGCGATCCGCATTGTACGAGACGCTCGTAACTGCGAGAAGGCGCACGCTCCACCGGCGCATTGCGTCGCAATTGTGCGGCGACGATTCCGGCGACGAAGTCAACGCGCTGGCCGCGCGGCACTGGGCCGAAGCCGGAGAGGCCGGCCGTGCAGTCGACGCATTGCTGTCGGCGGCGGCGCGCTCCGCGAAGCGTTTAAACTTCGGCGATGCGCAAGAACTGGCGCGAACGGCCGCTGCGCTCTCCGAGCGCGATTCCGATGCGTGGTGGAATGCCCAAGAACTAATGGCCGATTTTGCAGCGGCGACCGGGGAGTTTCGCGGTGCGTCGAGGCTGCGCCGCCGGCTCGCGCAGCATTATCGCGCGATGGGCCGCGATGACGATGCGTTCGATCAGCTGTTTAGCTTGATGCACGACTATTGGTACGACGGCCGGCCCACGATGGCCGACGCGATCTACGGCAAGCTGCAAAAATTCGCCGACCAGCTGCAAGGCAGCCGGCCAGCGCAAGTCGAGATCGGCTATGCCGAACTGTGCGGGGCTGCCGGACGCAGAACCGAGGCACTCCGCATTCTCGCGCAGCTGCCTGCAGAAGCCTTAGCCACGCAGACGCTGGCCATTCAATATCGCCGGCAACTCGCGTCGATGGGAAGCCGCGACCGGCCGATTGCCGATACGCTCGCGATGTTTGAAGAGTCGTGCGCGCTCGCGCAAGCAGCCGGCGATCATAGCGATGCGTATTATACGGCGTTTGCTGCTGCGGCGGCGGCGGCCGAGTTGGGGTTGGTGAGCCTCGGGCGTGACTGGCTTGCGAGAGCCGAACGGGTGTTGTTCGCGCATGCGGACGCAGCCGTTGGAACGGCGCGGTTCTTGCCGCTTCAACTGTGCGAGCTGCTGTTGCTGCAAGGACGCTTTGAAGAAGCGCGCGATGCAATCGCGGAAGCCGGCTTGGGCAAGCGTTTGGGCGGTTATTTCGAAGCGCTGTTGTCGGGGTTTGGCGTGTTCATCGGAATGCGCCTCGGCGATGCATCCCTCATCGCGCCATACTTCAATAACGTGCACCTGCACCGCTCTATACGCGCGGGCCAAGCTGAAGCTACGGGCGTGTTGCTTTGGGGTTACGCCGAGTTCATGCAGTCGCAGGGCATGCACGACGAGCTCGCGACGGCGCTGCGCCGCTGCACGGAAAACGAACTGATCGACCCGTATTTTTCGATTCAACTGCACTGCGCGCGTTTTGGAAGCGACGATGACGTTAGCATCGCGCGCAAACAACTCGACGTCGAGGTTTCGCGCGAGAGCAACGTTGTCGCGCGTGCCTGTTCGAAACTCTTCGACGCGTTCGCGGCGGCGCGCCAAAATCGCGTCCGTGCGGCGGCGAGCGCGGCACGAGCGGCGGCGGCGGCGTTTCGCGAGTTAGAGTGGCCGTGGCTGGAGGCGTTGGCGCTCGAAACGGCCGGCGATCGCGCAGAGGCTATGGCGCTGTACACTGGATGTGGCGCCGTACGCGACGCGGGCCGCGCGGCGGGTCTGTCGCGCAAGGAGCGGCGCGCTGCGTTCGGCGCATCGCTGACGCCGCGCGAGTTGGAGATCCGCACGCTCGTGCCGCTGGGACTGACGAATCGTGAGATCGCTAATCGGCTGGGCGTGACCGAGCGTACTGTCGGACATCATCTCGAGTCGATCTACAGTAAGTGCGGAGTGCGAGCGCGGTGGCAGCTCGGCCCCGAATAG